A genomic window from Silene latifolia isolate original U9 population chromosome Y, ASM4854445v1, whole genome shotgun sequence includes:
- the LOC141626931 gene encoding protein FAR1-RELATED SEQUENCE 2-like has translation MEQQRYNHKFLDAASDSTLPKVSSKTMIEKHASKIYTHTVFYEFQEQVQMAPCSCAVRGFSEQGNMHIINVEDAYRKHRIFQVAHNNESKETTCTCKMFERKGILCKHIIWIISGKGLQSIPEQYIETRWMKKSYRKPLYGLDGKLLQDYDPTDLKKLELSRVWS, from the exons ATGGAACAACAACGCTATAATCACAAATTTCTTGATGCTGCAAGTGACAGCACATTGCCAAAGGTTTCTTCTAAGACAATGATTGAAAAACATGCCTCAAAAATCTACACACATACTGTTTTCTATGAGTTTCAAGAGCAAGTGCAAATGGCTCCCTGTTCGTGTGCCGTTAGGGGGTTTTCTGAGCAAGGAAACATGCACATTATAAATGTTGAAGATGCCTACAGGAAGCATAGAATATTTCAG GTTGCTCACAATAACGAATCAAAGGAAACAACATGTACGTGCAAGATGTTTGAGAGGAAAGGAATCCTTTGTAAACACATTATATGGATTATATCAGGAAAAGGACTGCAAAGCATACCGGAGCAGTACATCGAAACTAGATGGAtgaagaaatcatatagaaagcctTTGTATGGACTGGATGGAAAGTTATTGCAAGACTACGATCCCACTGATCTGAAAAAGTTGGAATTATCAAGGGTATGGTCATAG
- the LOC141631007 gene encoding protein FAR1-RELATED SEQUENCE 5-like: MTLLEGIEINTTNATTFSTPTVASETGENTIHNLGLRYTPGGSEEWNRMVENGFKPALGLMFVKLEEAIEFYNLYAVACGFIPRKREKVEEKELIGYAIDAFYEGHNHRLCSLKEREFQKNVRTLNLYMKQTIVNNCKLNIGATKTFKILAEQSNGYANIGASLTEFKNFKRNIKCYIGEKDANMILDYLKALSESQDGFYYAYQVDEDNCLAKIFWADAQARMNYSLFGDTITFDPTYGTNKYHMAFTPFTSVDNHKKSVTFATALVDHENDGSFIWVFKKFLDCMGNKEPQCILTDQDPAIKLGVRSVFKQARHRYCMWHIMKKLTDKVESQICKETDFVERICRVVWDTDLEPIEFEEKWTQVINDFELNDNTWLTYMYGKRHKWIHAYFGDLPLGCLLKTTQR, from the exons atgactctcctagaaG GCATTGAAATTAATACTACCAATGCAACAACTTTTTCTACACCTACTGTTGCGTCTGAAACAGGAGAAAATACTATCCATAATCTGGGATTGAGATATACTCCAGGTGGCAGTGAGGAGTGGAATAGGATGGTAGAAAATGGTTTCAAACCTGCTCTGGGGTTAATGTTTGTAAAGCTGGAGGAAGCAATAGAGTTTTACAATTTATATGCTGTGGCTTGTGGTTTCATACCAAGAAA AAGAGAAAAAGTAGAGGAAAAG GAGCTAATAGGGTATGCCATTGATGCGTTTTATGAAGGTCATAATCACAGACTCTGCTCACTCAAAGAACGGGAATTCCAGAAAAACGTAAGAACACTTAACCTTTACATGAAGCAgacaattgttaacaattgtaAACTCAACATCGGGGCTACCAAGACTTTTAAAATTCTGGCGGAACAATCAAATGGGTATGCAAACATTGGTGCATCTCTCACAGAATTCAAGAACTTCaaaagaaatattaaatgttatatagGTGAGAAGGATGCTAACATGATTCTCGATTATTTAAAGGCACTTTCTGAATCACAAGATGGCTTTTACTATGCTTACCAAGTTGATGAGGATAATTGTTTGGCTAAAATCTTTTGGGCAGATGCACAAGCAAGAATGAATTATTCTTTGTTTGGGGACACCATCACCTTTGATCCTACTTACGGTACTAACAAGTACCACATGGCCTTCACCCCATTCACTAGTGTTGACAACCACAAAAAATCAGTGACTTTTGCTACTGCACTTGTCGATCATGAGAACGATGGGTCCTTCATTTGGGTATTTAAGAAGTTCCTTGATTGTATGGGAAACAAGGAACCTCAGTGCATTCTTACTGATCAAGATCCGGCAATTAAACTTGGGGTGCGTTCTGTATTCAAGCAAGCAAGACATCGttactgcatgtggcatataatgaaaaaaCTTACCGATAAAGTTGAGTCACAGATTTGTAAGGAGACTGACTTTGTTGAGCGGATATGCAGAGTTGTTTGGGATACTGACTTGGAACCCATTGagtttgaagaaaaatggactCAAGTGATTAATGACTTTGAGTTGAATGATAATACTTGGTTGACATACATGTATGGCAAAAGGCACAAATGGATACATGCTTACTTTGGGGATTTGCCTTTAGGCTGCCTTTTAAAGACTACACAAAGATGA